A single region of the Lycium barbarum isolate Lr01 chromosome 2, ASM1917538v2, whole genome shotgun sequence genome encodes:
- the LOC132628332 gene encoding receptor kinase-like protein Xa21: LGCGGYGSIYKGIFANGMVWAIKVFNLQIEGAFKSFDSECEVLRNLRHRNLTKVITSCTNLDFKALLLEYMPNGSLEQWLHSDGYFLNMIQRLDIMIDVASALEYLHHGYVTVVVHSDLKPSNVLLDERLVGHMSDFGLVKLLGEGESIAHTKALATMGYIAPEYGTVGLVSRRCDVYSYGIMVMETFTRKKPYDEMFKENLSMRSWSIIHYVQHQRRLLMSH, encoded by the exons CTAGGTTGTGGAGGTTATGGCTCTATTTACAAGGGAATCTTTGCAAATGGGATGGTTTGGGCAATCAAAGTGTTTAATTTACAGATTGAAGGTGCATTCAAGAGTTTTGATTCTGAATGCGAAGTTTTACGCAACCTTCGCCATAGGAATCTTACCAAAGTTATCACCAGTTGTACTAACTTGGATTTTAAAGCTTTACTTCTAGAGTACATGCCCAATGGAAGCCTGGAGCAGTGGTTACATTCTGATGGTTACTTCTTGAATATGATCCAAAGATTAGACATAATGATCGATGTTGCATCTGCTTTGGAATATCTCCATCATGGTTATGTAACAGTTGTTGTACATAGTGACTTGAAGCCTAGCAATGTCTTGCTAGATGAAAGGTTGGTTGGACATATGAGTGACTTTGGCCTGGTGAAGTTATTAGGAGAAGGGGAATCTATTGCTCATACTAAAGCACTTGCAACGATGGGCTACATCGCACCGG AGTACGGAACAGTAGGATTAGTTTCTAGAAGATGTGATGTGTATAGCTATGGGATAATGGTCATGGAGACTTTCACAAGAAAAAAGCCATATGATGAAATGTTTAAAGAAAATTTGAGCATGAGGAGTTGGTCTATAATTCACTACGTGCAGCACCAGAGGAGATTATTGATGTCACATTAA
- the LOC132626126 gene encoding 5-OH-xanthotoxin synthase-like: MEMLLLFLVAIPFVVIFLVRFGHTHNRPPGPPGLPLVGNLYQLNQPSLHKYLWQLSKKYGPLMSMNLGFSQLVVISSARIAKEAMKTHDFAFSSRPSFLGQRKLSYNGLDIAFAPYNDYWKEMRKICTLHLFSPKMVQSFRPIREDEVSRMINRVTELASSSKLVNLSEILLSLSSNITCIVGFGKRYAPRNRYDEKGHESKRLGEAQAMIGDFFLSDHFPIFGHWIDCKVTGKVARLENIYNELDLFYQELIEEHLTPTRPKSMDGDILDTLIALRDKNLSSSSLILTWDNIKAVLMDIFIAGTDTSAAVLVWAMTALIKEEASVMRKLQEGIRELVGKKGRVDEDDIQNLPYLKAVIKETLRLYPPAPLLVPRETIEKCSIDGYEIKPNTLVFFNAWAIGRDLECWENPDDFIPERFCDVKNDDIIDYKSVEFEMIPFGGGRRGCPGSSLGVATVELALANLLYAFDWELPSGMVKEDIDTDTLPGLTMHKKNPLCLVAKVHD, from the exons ATGGAAATGTTGCTTCTCTTTCTAGTCGCTATACCTTTTGTAGTAATTTTCCTCGTAAGATTTGGACACACACATAATCGTCCACCAGGTCCCCCTGGGCTTCCACTTGTTGGAAACTTGTATCAATTAAATCAACCATCCCTTCATAAATACCTATGGCAACTTTCAAAGAAATATGGTCCCTTAATGTCCATGAATCTTGGTTTTTCCCAACTAGTTGTTATTTCATCAGCAAGAATTGCTAAAGAAGCAATGAAAACTCATGACTTTGCATTTTCAAGCAGGCCATCATTTCTTGGCCAAAGAAAATTATCATATAACGGCTTGGATATCGCTTTCGCGCCTTACAACGATTATTGGAAGGAAATGAGAAAGATTTGTACCTTACATTTATTTAGCCCAAAAATGGTGCAATCTTTTCGTCCAATTCGTGAAGATGAAGTATCCAGGATGATCAATCGCGTAACAGAACTTGCTTCATCGTCGAAATTGGTTAATCTTAGTGAGATTTTGTTGTCTCTATCGAGCAATATAACATGTATTGTTGGATTTGGCAAGAGATAt gcgccgcgtaacagATATGATGAGAAAGGTCACGAAAGTAAGAGGCTTGGAGAAGCTCAAGCAATGATTGGAGATTTCTTTCTCTCTGATCATTTTCCAATTTTCGGACATTGGATTGATTGTAAAGTTACTGGAAAGGTTGCTCGACTCGAAAATATTTACAATGAGTTGGACTTGTTCTATCAAGAACTCATTGAGGAACATCTGACCCCAACTCGGCCAAAATCAATGGATGGTGATATTCTTGATACGTTAATTGCCTTGCGAGATAAAAATTTATCATCGTCATCTTTGATTCTCACTTGGGATAATATCAAAGCAGTGCTAATG GACATATTTATTGCTGGAACGGATACGAGTGCAGCTGTATTAGTGTGGGCAATGACGGCTTTGATAAAGGAGGAGGCAAGCGTAATGAGAAAATTACAAGAGGGTATAAGAGAATTGGTCGGAAAGAAAGGAAGAGTAGACGAAGACGATATCCAAAATCTTCCCTATCTCAAGGCCGTTATAAAAGAGACATTGAGGTTGTATCCACCCGCTCCACTTCTTGTACCTAGAGAAACAATCGAAAAATGCAGCATAGACGGATATGAAATCAAACCGAATACTCTAGTTTTTTTCAATGCGTGGGCAATAGGTAGAGATCTTGAATGTTGGGAAAATCCAGACGACTTTATTCCTGAGAGATTTTGCGATGTAAAGAATGATGATATCATCGACTACAAGTCAGTGGAATTTGAAATGATTCCGTTTGGAGGCGGTAGAAGAGGGTGCCCTGGGAGTTCACTAGGAGTAGCAACAGTGGAGCTCGCCCTCGCCAATCTTCTCTATGCATTTGATTGGGAATTGCCTTCCGGGATGGTGAAAGAAGATATCGATACTGATACTTTGCCAGGTCTCACAATGCACAAGAAGAATCCTCTTTGTCTAGTGGCAAAAGTTCATGACTAG